AATCCTGCTTTCTTTAAAACTGGTCTTAACGTTGGGTCTGCAAGCACCAGAGCTCTGGCAATACCATGCCTTACAGCACCTGCCTGACCAGAAAGTCCACCGCCCTGGACTTTTGCAATAACATCATATTTGTTCAATGTCTCTGTAAGAGTAAGTGGCTGTTTTACAATTATTCTCAATGTCTCAAGCGGGAAATACTCTTCCATCTTTTTATCATTAACCATTATATTCCCTTTTCCTGGCATTAGCCAGACCTTAGCAACAGAAGTCTTTCTTCTACCAGTTGCATAATATCTAATCTGTGCCACTTTCATATCCTCCCCTTAAAACTAAATTTCCAGAACTTCTGGCTTTTGTGCAGCATGTGGATGATTTGGTCCTCTGTATACTTTGAGCTTTCTCATGAACCTGTCTCTCAGCCTGTTTTTAGGAAGCATTCCACGAACAGCAATTTCAATTGCCTTTTCTGGATGCTTTTCTAAAAGTCTGCGATATGGAATAAATTTCAAGCCACCCGGATACTTTGTATGATACCTGTAGCCGTCCTTGTCAAGCTTTTTACCTGTTAAAACTACCTTTTCAGCGTTTATAACAATCACATAGTCACCTGTATCAACATTTGGCGTAAACTGGGGTTTGTGCTTACCTCTTAAAATCACAGCAATTTTAGCAGCAAGCCTTCCAAGCGGTTTTCCTGTTGCATCTATCACATACCACTTCTTTGGAACTTCATTTGGCTTTGCAAGGTATGTTTTCATCTTTCTTCCCTACACTCCTTTTCAAATTTTTGTAATCATAAAATCAAATCTATACAATCAACTCATACTCGGGGCCTTATTTTAAAACATTAAATATTCTAATATATTATCATGTCAATGTCAATTGCTGAATAACCATTTTCCCTTAATATATTGGCAATAATTCTTCTCAAAAATTTATCGTATGCGGGAAAAATTTTGTTAGAATATATTTATGGACTGATTTATGGACCGGAAAGGAGGAAATTTAATTGAAATATCTGGTTGCGCCGGATAAATACAAAGGATCATTTGACGCACTGAGTGCATCTGAAATTATAAAAGAGGCTATTTGTGAAGTTGACAGGAATGCAGAAGTTTTTCAGCTTCCACTTGCAGACGGTGGAGAAGGCACCCTGACAGCTCTCTCTAAAATCTTCGGCGCCAGAATAGAAGAAGTTGAAGTAAACGACCCTCTTTTCAGGAAAATAAAAAGCAGGATAGGATTTTTTGAAGACAAAGCAATCATTGAAATGGCAGAATGTTCAGGACTTCTTCTTTTAAAAGATGAAGAGAGAAATCCCCTTTATACAACAACATATGGTGTTGGTGAGCTCATCAAATACGCAATTTCAAAAGAAGTTAAAGAAATCATCATTGGTATTGGTGGGTCTGCAACAAATGACGCAGGTGTGGGTATGCTAAATAGCCTTGGTATGAAATTTCTGGACGAAAATGGGAATAAGCTAAAACCGGTTGGAGAAAACCTGGTAAAAATAAAAAAGATTGATGATTCAGAATTTTTGAAAGATGTGTGCAAAGCAAAATTTACAGTCCTGTGTGATGTAACAAACCCGCTCTATGGAGAAAACGGTGCAGCGTATGTATTTGCACCTCAAAAAGGTGCAGATGAAAATGCTGTAAAACTCCTTGACATGGGGCTCAGGAATTTTGCAAATGTTGCCAGAGAGTATCTTGGAAAAGACATGTCGCTTTCAAGTGGAGCTGGTGCTGCTGGGGGCCTGGGTTTTGCACTTTTAGCTTTTCTGAATGCCCGGTATGTATCTGGAATAGATTATATACTCAGCGCTTCAAATGCAGAAGAACATGTTAGGTGGGCAGATATTATCATCACCGGTGAAGGAAGATTTGACAGGCAAAGCCTATCTGGAAAATCTACAATTGGAATTGCAAGGCTTGGTGCAAAGTTTGGCAAAATGGTAATTGTTATTTCAGGTTCGATTGATTGTCCTTTTGAAGAATATTCAAAAGAAGGCATAACCTCAATTTTCTCTATCGTTGATATGGCATCATTGCTTGACAGATGCTTAAAAGAAGCGCCACGGCTTTTGAAAGAAACTACAATGAGCATTGTGAATTTGATTTTGAGATCAAAAAATCTTTAAAAAGCAGATAAAATCATCAGGGCTATTCCCTCTTCTTTTCGAAATAGCCCTGAAAAATAAAAGTTTTTACTTTATGCAAAAACAATGTGGATATCCTGTGCTGCAGTACTTCTCTGGCAATTTGATTATCAGAGTGCTGTCAAGCTGTTCAAATTCAAGCTCATCTTCAAAGCCCAAAAGTCTTACCTCTTTGACAGAGATGCCGCTTGATAGTCCCAAACTTTTGATAATTGCCCTGTGATCCTCTGGATACTTCATTTGAAAAGCAAAAATTTTCCCATCTTTTTGGGTAAATCTAAAATCCTCTTTTGTCCACTCAAGCCTTTTTTCCTGAAAAGCTCTGCCTTGACCCTTTGTCGGACCTTCTCCATATTTTATCCATGGACGCGTGGAATATATACCTTCCCCGTTTGTTTTCATTCACTTTGCAATTTCATCAAGGATATACAAGAGGAGTAGGAAGTTGTTATTGAAGAATTATGAAGAACTTGAGCCTGAGCAAAGAGAAGAATTAGAAGTAATGTTTTGGTATAGTCAAGATTTGATGAAAGCCCATCAGCTCAAAGAAGAATTTAAGAGAGTGTTAAAGAGCAGTAATTCTGAAGAAGCAAGACTTGCGTTAAAAAAGTGGGTAGAGAAAGCAGAGCAAAGTGGACTTTCTGAATTTATGAGATGTGTAAAGGTTTTTAGGAGCTGGTTTTCTGAGATAGTAAATGCATTTTATGTTCCATATACGAATAGTACGACAGAGGGTTTTAATAACAAGATAAAAGTATTAAAGAGGAATGGATTTGGATACAGGAATTTTGAGAGATTTAGGAAGAGGATTTTGTACAGTTGTGGTAGGTAAGTTGAAAAAGTTGAATATTTAAAAACCCACTATATGAGTGGGCGGGTGTGGTATTGTTTTTTTGCAGTAGCTTACCTATAATAGGTATGTATAACATTTAATGTATGCTTGAAAAAGCTAAAAAGGTGGGCATTCAGAATACCCCCCCCCCACTACTACTTGACAAAGAGCCTAAATGATTAGGTTCTGAAGGATATTATACACATCCGTATTCAGCGTATGAGAGGAGGACAAATGAGCGCATGAATGGATTGATAAGACGTTTTTTACCTAAGGGTATAAAGAGATAAGAGAGACATCGAAAGAAGTAATAAAGAGGATACAAGATTGGTACAACAGGCTTCTTAAGGAGAATATTCAACTAAAAGAGCAGTATGGAAAAGTTTTTAGTGGAGATGAAGGAAATATGCAAAACATAGATAATAGAGAAGTTTTTAGTAGAGGCATAGGAGGTGGCGTATATAGATAGAGGGAAATATAGTATAAAATGGCATCCGCCAGCTTTCCTGTAGGAAAGCTGGCATATATTGGCAACTAATATCATACACAGTTGTTGCTTTAATCAACTTATAATTTCCAGTTCCATCTAAAAAAGTGTTGCATTTAATATTGCAATTTAGATATTTATTTTATCATTTTTCTTTTTTTCTTTTCAATTGACATTAAACTTATACTTAAAGCCGTCTTCGGTTTTAATTGATAATTTCTAAGCTACTATCAAACACAAAAGCACTCTTACTTTCTTCAAAATCCACCTGTGTCAATTTGTCTTTGTATTTTATCACAACTTTTTTAGTAAAGCCCGGAGTTATTGCAAGTTTTTTAAGTTCACCGTTTTCCCATTCGATATCTATTGTATGACCTCCTCGCGCCTTTAGTCCTTTTATATAACCATTTTTCCACTCTGGTGGCAGTGCAGGAAGAATCTCTATGATACCATTGTGCGATTGCAGAAGCATTTCGGCAATGCCTGCAGTTGCACCAAAGTTTCCATCAATTTGGAAAGGTGGATGATTGTCAAGCAAGTTAGGTAAAGTAGACTTTCTCAGGAGTTCTAAAATATTTTTATACGCCATTTCACCGTCTTTAAGTCTTGCAAAAAAACATATTATCCATGCTCTGCTCCAGCCTGTATGTCCTGAACCAGAAGAGAGTCTTCTTGCAAGTGTTTTTTTAGCCGCTTCAAA
The Caldicellulosiruptor morganii DNA segment above includes these coding regions:
- a CDS encoding glycerate kinase — its product is MKYLVAPDKYKGSFDALSASEIIKEAICEVDRNAEVFQLPLADGGEGTLTALSKIFGARIEEVEVNDPLFRKIKSRIGFFEDKAIIEMAECSGLLLLKDEERNPLYTTTYGVGELIKYAISKEVKEIIIGIGGSATNDAGVGMLNSLGMKFLDENGNKLKPVGENLVKIKKIDDSEFLKDVCKAKFTVLCDVTNPLYGENGAAYVFAPQKGADENAVKLLDMGLRNFANVAREYLGKDMSLSSGAGAAGGLGFALLAFLNARYVSGIDYILSASNAEEHVRWADIIITGEGRFDRQSLSGKSTIGIARLGAKFGKMVIVISGSIDCPFEEYSKEGITSIFSIVDMASLLDRCLKEAPRLLKETTMSIVNLILRSKNL
- a CDS encoding alpha-L-fucosidase C-terminal domain-containing protein is translated as MKTNGEGIYSTRPWIKYGEGPTKGQGRAFQEKRLEWTKEDFRFTQKDGKIFAFQMKYPEDHRAIIKSLGLSSGISVKEVRLLGFEDELEFEQLDSTLIIKLPEKYCSTGYPHCFCIK
- the rplM gene encoding 50S ribosomal protein L13, which encodes MKTYLAKPNEVPKKWYVIDATGKPLGRLAAKIAVILRGKHKPQFTPNVDTGDYVIVINAEKVVLTGKKLDKDGYRYHTKYPGGLKFIPYRRLLEKHPEKAIEIAVRGMLPKNRLRDRFMRKLKVYRGPNHPHAAQKPEVLEI
- the rpsI gene encoding 30S ribosomal protein S9, translating into MAQIRYYATGRRKTSVAKVWLMPGKGNIMVNDKKMEEYFPLETLRIIVKQPLTLTETLNKYDVIAKVQGGGLSGQAGAVRHGIARALVLADPTLRPVLKKAGFLTRDPRMVERKKYGLKKARRAPQFSKR